In the genome of Chryseobacterium sp. 52, the window AAACGAATGAGGAGTTATGGACAGGGTTTAAACGTATGGTCACAGATTTATTTTCAGTGGGAGAGCTGGAAACGGTTGCCCTGGACATGATTGAAAAGTTTAAAAGAAATGAAGGTGGTGAATATACCAATCCTGTTTTGACGAAAAACGTACAGCAGCATCCATCAAGTCAAAGATTCTGTATAAGTATGGAAGATGAAATTGCCGACAGAATCAAAAAAAATCATGGAAGTATTGCTTCCATTGAAGATGATGAAATACATTTTACAGACAATGAAATAGGGAAATTTGGAAACAGAGGTTGGGGACATCCACAGTTTTCCACATTAAAAGATACATTTTTAGGAGGACTTACTATCTGTATGAATGATACCTGGGCGTATGAAGTGAAGCTAACAAGGTTTAACAAATCAGGTAATGGAAGCTATGATGCTACCTACAAGGTTACTTTATATGACCATTTTGGTCTCGATATGCCTGATATTGAAAAAAAATATTATTATCTCCTGGGATTCAGATATTGGTTTATTCTTCAGCATATCAGGGGTTATAAGCCTTTCATAACTAAAGTAGAGTTTGAAAAGACGTTTACTGAAAGTATCTCTATTGGAAAAGCTGAAAGAGTTAATAAAAGAAGAGCTGAGAAAGAAAGAATGGATCATCTTAGAAATATGGGAAGAAGAAGACCCGGAGAATATTGATCGTAGATGATGATCATTAAAAATGAATAAATATCTATAATAAGTAAACAAAAATGAAGCATTTGAAATATATAAAAATTTTCATCACTTTTTCTATTCTTTTAATAATCATGAGCTGTGACCAAAAAAAGAATGAGTTTATCCCTTTAGATCACATGACCTTTACAAACAGTTATTATAAAGATGCAGTGAAGGTTTCTTACTATATATTAATAGACAATCCTGATTCGGAAAATATTTTAAAAAAAGAAATCATAAAATACGCCAAGCAAAAGCTACTGAATGACAAATTATTGGCACAAAAAAATACAGCCTCCCTCAACTTCGTTTTTTATAAAAAGACAAGTAATACCTCATACTTTATAACCCATAAAGAGAATTCAGACGGATTGTTAAGCGAAGAAATTTCACATTATCAGACAGATTTTATAGCCAATTATTATATCAGTAAATGTAATGACGGAACTATGGAAAAAATATATCTGTATGATCTGCCTGAGGAAATAGTCTTGAATACCTGCAAAAAATAAAAAGTATGGAAGAAAACCGAGTAAAGCCTTTTCAGAAATATTCAGGAACACACATCTATCATGTGGAGAGTTCACTTGAAATACAGTTTGGAGAAAAAAAAGGCTTCCATTCTTCCTGTAAGCTCAATATACAGGAAACAGAAAACGAAGATAAAACCAAGAACTGGCTGATAGAAAAAATAGAAGACGCTCCACTGCCGTCCGAAAACAATTTTATGGAAATTCTCCATATACTGGAACAAAGCTCTTATCCTGTAGAAGTAAAAGTAGATGAAAAAGGAGTTTTTCTCAATGCTTCAGACCATCAAAAAAATATAGAAAGCTGGAAGCAGAAAACATCAGGTATCCAGGAGAAATATCAGAATTCAGATCTATTCAGGAATCAGTATCTGAACGCTTTGGAAGATGAAAATCTTTTTTACAGAAACAAACTGAAAGAACCGTTTTGGAACCTCCTCTTTTTTGCCCCTTCTTTTGTAGATAACGGCGGGCAAAACCAGGAGTCTATGACATGGAATATGAAGGGAATTGGAGATATAGAATGTCCGGGAACCATCACAGCCCAACAGAGAGATTATGGATTCGATGCTTTCTTTACCTCAGAAACCATTGTTCCTGCTCATATAAAAGAAGAGATTGATAAAAAATATCTCGAAAGAGGAGAACAGTATAAGGTAAAACTTAATATTCAGATGGAATATAACTCTCCCAAAAGACAATATTCAAAAAAGAAAGCAGACTTTATCCTTTCGGACGGAGACAAAATACTATACCGGGAAATAAGCAGTATTATATAACTTTATGAACACATAACATGGCGAATAAAGGATTGATCATTGTAGAAGGAGCTACCGCGTTCTGCAGCAGTTCCGTGGCCAATAACTCCAAAGGGACTGCCGTTCCGATGGAAGTAAAAAGCCAGAAAAAAAAGCTTGGCAAAAACAAATATTTTGCCCAAAGTAAACCTGTAGCAACTTATCTGGATGATAAAGCAGAAAGCTTTGGCGGCGGCAATGGTTTCGGTAACTGTAAAGGTTCAGACGGCAAACCTTATCCCTGCAAAGGAAAGTGTAGCCTCAAGTATAAAGACTATTACGAAAATGTAGAATTTAACAAAAGTATGAAAGTCCTGCTGGATGTTTCTACAGCCACCTGCCCGGGTTATGGCGTTCCGGGAACTGTTGCATTTGCCACTACGGGACAGGCTAACAATGTTTCACAGATCGATGTAAAAGAAGCGGACGAATTCTCGGTAGCCAACACCTCGCCACAATGGGAGACATCAGGAACATCTTCTGCTGCAACCTCAGTGAATTCTATTTCAATGACCCTCCCCGTTCCTGTGACCAAGCCAACCGGAACCTATTACTACGTTCAGCTACCAAAGAATCCCTTAACTTCTTTTTTAAATCCTTTCTCCGCAGATAATCTTACACTGAATGCCCAGTTTAAAGGGGATGCCACAAAAATCATATGGGCTCTTTTCAAAGGAGAAGATCACAAAGACAAAGTAAAAACATTTATCGGTCTGGGAAGTATTTTTAATCAGTCTTTAAGTAAAACTTTTGACAGTCTTCCGGAAGGAAAATACAGGATAGAAGCCTATGGAAAAAAACCAGGTGATAAAAACTGTGCAATCATCATAGAAGTCGTAAAAGATTTTGTTAAAAAAATTGTCATTCCGGGAACTTCCACCCTAGTCAATATTCCTATCCCGGTATCTGTAGAATATAAACTGAACACCAGTGCCGACCAGATGAAAATTCTGAACGGAAGCACTTTCATGCCTTTGGCTCAAATAGCAAACTGGCGGATAAAACAGGGGACAACCGTACTGTACAACAGCCATTCCGGAACGGCATCACCTCATCTTGTAGGAGTCGGAAGGATGGGAGGAACTGCAATGCTTAGCTTTAAAAATGCAGGTAAATATACGATCGAAGCATTTACTGATCCCAATGACCCCAAACCTGAATCCGTAGAGATAAAAATTGAAAATACACTGGGAGTGATGGGGGTCAGCGGAGAACCGGGATTGCTCCGGTCCGGAGATATGCTTAAAGTACAGGCTTCAAAGTTCAATGTAGCTTATCTTCCGGCTGCAGGAAAAACAGTGCACTGGTATTTAAAGAAAGAAGGATCAGGAAGAATTGCCGCATTTGAAAATTCATCTTCCTTTAAAACGGCAGTAATCAATAAAAAAGCGGATGCTTTCCTTAGTCAGGATGCACAACTCTCCAGTGGAGATTATTTAGGAAAATATGTACTGGAAGCATATGCCAGTCCTCTTGGTACCGGAAAACAGCCGGCCTTTACAGGATCAGATACTTTTCATTTTGAGATCATCAAAAATGTACTCGATAAATTCACACTTCCTGCAGGAAACATTCCCAAAGGAACAAAAGTAAAATATACAGCTACCGCAAGAATTGCAACACTGGCAGGAAATGAAGCTGTAAAAATAGAAGTTCCCCAGAACGTTACTGACAACGGGGACGGAACACTCACCTTCAACGAACTGGGTGAATTTACCATTTCAGCTTATTTAACGGGTGACAACACAGATAAGAAAAAAATTGAAACAAAAATAAAAGTTTCTCAGCCCGCTATAAAAAGAGCGCTCTGGGCATACGGGACAGGTTTAAAACGGACAGAAACAGGTTTTGGAGAAGACACTTACGGCTTTGTTGAAATTGATGGACTTCAAAACCAAACTTTAAAAGTAAAGGTTTGGGTAAAAGGGGAAGGCGATGATTTTTATAAACAGAAAGAGAAATTTATGCTGGAAGAAAAAAGTGTAACCCTTAACAGTGAGGGCAAAGCTTCTTTCGTTATCAATACCAATCCCGATTATAAGAAAAAACTGGATGAGGCCATCCCAAAAACACCCGAAAACCCTACACCCAAATATCGCCTGGTATTTACTATAGAGCTTCAGGCAAGCACCTCAACCGAGGTTGTGCTTCCACCCAGTATTTCAATAGAAGGAACACGCCCCGTGGTTATAGATACCACTACAACCTATCTTGAAGTTTTGGATTCTAATGAAGAACTTGTCATTACCTCAGAACAGAAAATTGTTTCTATTATGTTTTCCACCGAAAACGGAAAAGATATCCAGCGCCAACAGACTTTCTACGGAAAAACCCATAAGATCTGGGTACACACCGTTAATATGACGGAGGAAATTCTTAAAATTGACGTTTTCAAAGAAGTTCCCAAAGAAGGGCTGAATGAAAAAGACCATATCGTCTACACCCACGAAAGCAAAGAAACTTACAAAGAAGAAAAAACAGGCAAAGACGGTTTGGTAGAAGTTTCCTTCACAGCAAAAGAGGAATGGAAAAATCCACCTAAAAACTTCGATTATTATATCGCTCAGGTTTCCCGGCAACTAAAAGACCCTGCTGATCCCAATAAAAAAATCTGGAAAGCTGAAAAGACCCAGATAACCATCAATGACAGTCTTCCAGCTAATCTTGTACGTACGGAAGATATGGAGAAACTGGGTATCAGAGCTAAAAAGCAGGATGGAACCCTTTTTACTCAGGAAGAAATGCTGGAACTACGAAAACAGTTCATATTTTATGAAGCAGGTTGTTTGAAAGTTTCGCAGAAGGAAACTCCTGAAACTATAGACAATGACGTAATGCCTGTGGTAGTAGAAATAGCAGAGGTTCGAAGACAGAAAACCTGTTATTGTAACAGAGGATTTACCGAGCAGGAAATGGAAGATCTTATCAAAACGATGACAGGAGGTGCAAAAATATGGCAGGGAATAAAAGAAAAATGTGATATAACCGATAAAACTATAAAAAGCTTAACTGCTGAAGTCAATGCTATGTTTGCAGGCAACGGAATCAACCGATGTATGCAAAAGATCTCCTTTTTAGCCAATGTTTCAGAAGAAACAGGTTTTTTTGTACA includes:
- a CDS encoding DUF3289 family protein; translated protein: MEGGNIIRNVFGKSYKEAEHIMKDASKGALDFKSPQENTFYGKKGGKKLDEYQTKKDNTLLVTKVEGPFDDNGQKINKPKEGEKHWFKATFNRSAAKNEYKKLLWQLKINGLPIPFFFDYSSIEGNTQTIQVKLPCYDMRVYAYFKSPIDKVSVDVKINNPLPAYIDRFKVKGKDRQGTNLADDLCYGLGVSNQYPSRYTLQDVESKGIWIKAEIRDKTNEELWTGFKRMVTDLFSVGELETVALDMIEKFKRNEGGEYTNPVLTKNVQQHPSSQRFCISMEDEIADRIKKNHGSIASIEDDEIHFTDNEIGKFGNRGWGHPQFSTLKDTFLGGLTICMNDTWAYEVKLTRFNKSGNGSYDATYKVTLYDHFGLDMPDIEKKYYYLLGFRYWFILQHIRGYKPFITKVEFEKTFTESISIGKAERVNKRRAEKERMDHLRNMGRRRPGEY
- a CDS encoding TIGR02594 family protein; this translates as MANKGLIIVEGATAFCSSSVANNSKGTAVPMEVKSQKKKLGKNKYFAQSKPVATYLDDKAESFGGGNGFGNCKGSDGKPYPCKGKCSLKYKDYYENVEFNKSMKVLLDVSTATCPGYGVPGTVAFATTGQANNVSQIDVKEADEFSVANTSPQWETSGTSSAATSVNSISMTLPVPVTKPTGTYYYVQLPKNPLTSFLNPFSADNLTLNAQFKGDATKIIWALFKGEDHKDKVKTFIGLGSIFNQSLSKTFDSLPEGKYRIEAYGKKPGDKNCAIIIEVVKDFVKKIVIPGTSTLVNIPIPVSVEYKLNTSADQMKILNGSTFMPLAQIANWRIKQGTTVLYNSHSGTASPHLVGVGRMGGTAMLSFKNAGKYTIEAFTDPNDPKPESVEIKIENTLGVMGVSGEPGLLRSGDMLKVQASKFNVAYLPAAGKTVHWYLKKEGSGRIAAFENSSSFKTAVINKKADAFLSQDAQLSSGDYLGKYVLEAYASPLGTGKQPAFTGSDTFHFEIIKNVLDKFTLPAGNIPKGTKVKYTATARIATLAGNEAVKIEVPQNVTDNGDGTLTFNELGEFTISAYLTGDNTDKKKIETKIKVSQPAIKRALWAYGTGLKRTETGFGEDTYGFVEIDGLQNQTLKVKVWVKGEGDDFYKQKEKFMLEEKSVTLNSEGKASFVINTNPDYKKKLDEAIPKTPENPTPKYRLVFTIELQASTSTEVVLPPSISIEGTRPVVIDTTTTYLEVLDSNEELVITSEQKIVSIMFSTENGKDIQRQQTFYGKTHKIWVHTVNMTEEILKIDVFKEVPKEGLNEKDHIVYTHESKETYKEEKTGKDGLVEVSFTAKEEWKNPPKNFDYYIAQVSRQLKDPADPNKKIWKAEKTQITINDSLPANLVRTEDMEKLGIRAKKQDGTLFTQEEMLELRKQFIFYEAGCLKVSQKETPETIDNDVMPVVVEIAEVRRQKTCYCNRGFTEQEMEDLIKTMTGGAKIWQGIKEKCDITDKTIKSLTAEVNAMFAGNGINRCMQKISFLANVSEETGFFVQSKEELSTYLSSQSTYKGRGILQITGTEDATGFYNNPGPYKNYGKERHADENKFLKDDADLISTNLHYAVDVGGWVFNHKEVPLWELNPNKTYSKELTETLAWKRTYFSKGLGKNLNQLGLLMEQEEEKYFFLQGKILNGYSPGDRLERPPNGWTGRKKALAKLKIWFKYDKRVCDGEEVALPNLEGRAPWMELVWKEEARNLVETGSNKEIQKFFDGTPYESEMKDGTKNETDIAWCAAFVNWIMKHYGYEGVTTDKGYDAVRALKWATWAEGKDLGKPVYGAIAVKTRSGGGHVGFVAGKKGDKVVILGGNQSQKLYCVSYDISDYFAYVVPKNYEITESDYNLPEYKGNPGAKGSEL